In Kryptolebias marmoratus isolate JLee-2015 linkage group LG4, ASM164957v2, whole genome shotgun sequence, the following proteins share a genomic window:
- the LOC108250716 gene encoding ral GTPase-activating protein subunit beta isoform X8 → MDESLAAAQGHVSALSCFPPSVGRDVAVAVVKPLAAGLGNPNTHSLLRTDRQVKWTMEVLCYGLTLPLDRDTVKLCVDVYTDWLMALVFHRSSTPPPINRDPNLYVQKILRHLYFLFLPRSDQESPVYLTLCQQVLSAVRSLVRKSSMMSRETWETLLHFLLRINHAMLAPPTAAGVLSDLSMAVFLEAAAACLRFFFSSLQGFRRRRSSGSCSYGRQTCLSHLVQVPAHVQDEVLKTGDDQLPGIFFRAMRGVNELVNAFLGVAVVNREQPEQLQLNTGITTRIHFRDRLPSLGVSVSQSPFRDHLPAHGLLRPRSGSAPPTPVNIHVTDPPPPRTSPPSQKREPKAPYKFSLTSSSRHYSSLLPPFPLSLCSSLQHLPHPLRCNLDSLLHLFGSWLFDAALITTDSNLSGRHSDVTLLSERWAAGRAEACGTLCRIFTCKKTAENILSVYLSRFYLVLLQSLQEACPLVVASILLNSTGLFCCDLKGINLLLPTFISVLESVLLDRDLIKFKGLVSLVDLRQASIFILLSLLPLPLQLRSVQSQVSLAGKLPASDVTGGNFLCLKHRLFSLLIGALQTETDTCNIQLLLSAMLNVVHDSAAVAAAGSLQQEMESQSKRTGRTRRNSGTTSFSGQSDAAAVLWVHMVHFLTRRLTSQWRNDSAVCLLALEVLGGLAKVEVQVEDMERRRVVSSVCTYIVFQCSRPPPLHSKDLHSIIVAAFFCLNIWLTRHPALLNQQECLSEVLEIVELGISGSKSRQKQEVKWKEEKELNPASLRVKEAAEATLNCVMQVSGACTNVDRSLNEDAVIGSYCLTDSNLKKFRYFVLESSVILGLLEPEPEQAQSPSLMVVIRGPSGCNSWSLQLHLLPRSGQALTQNILIPEKRSVTPEVSGTQCGVKHHLIPENIKRFPSVKADQSIPALHNTVTHEVQQQLDYLQAALKTQNQIETQPRGCGHSGIMTTCRPPLPVSNFQVTRLFLSHLGLLTPESVKDPGINGILAPLASLDSSLPGFSEKLRCLDQLPSRTCESAFVLYMRAGQRTATEILRNVENYRNVQINFLDFLSSLGQPEEVGRQQQVGGANPSSSDFAAVLSDSGGAVFDGRRFVLKSTDALMDITFIVPSTQTCTGDWLKSSEEASSSNQNHPDVRSDSTPKSTSCPAEGMKSCCCFSEVFDSKSKILIVWAECFEDIERFPLSDLLSETRTQTENSASNVHLLFIHPLKTGLYRICFHGNVSSKLGLVAPLVSGSVVSRRSLGFLVTEMVINCCHRRRLERDSAPPPHVRRKHMINDIILHYSSRRSEPAFYSGLFHR, encoded by the exons ATGGACGAATCACTGGCTGCGGCTCAGGGTCATGTGAGCGCGCTCAGTTGTTTCCCGCCTTCTGTGGGCAGAGATGTTGCTGTTGCTGTGGTGAAGCCCCTGGCAGCAGGACTGGGAAACCCCAACACCCACAGCCTGCTGCgtacagacagacag GTGAAGTGGACTATGGAAGTCCTCTGTTATGGTCTCACTCTGCCATTGGACAGAGACACTGTCAAACTCTGTGTGGACGTCTACACTGATTGGCTCATGGCCCTGGTGTTCCACAGAAGCTCCACTCCTCCACCAATCAACAGAGACCCCAACCTGTATGTCCAGAAGATTCTGAGACACCtctacttcctgttcctgcCCAG GTCAGACCAGGAGAGTCCGGTCTACCTGACTCTCTGTCAGCAGGTGTTGTCTGCTGTTCGCTCATTGGTCAGAAAAAGTTCAATGATGAGCAGGGAAACCTGGGAGACTCTGCTGCATTTCCTGCTTCGCATCAACCATGCCATGCTGGCTCCACCCACAGCTGCAG GAGTCCTGTCAGACCTGTCCATGGCCGTCTTTCTGGAG GCTGCTGCCGCTTGTCTTCggttcttcttttcctcccttCAAGGTTTCAGACGAAGACGCAGCTCTGGTTCCTGCAGCTATGGGAGACAGACATGTCTCTCACACCTGGTTCAGGTTCCTGCACATGTTCAG GACGAAGTGCTTAAAACAGGAGATGATCAGCTGCCAGGCATCTTCTTCAGAGCCATGAGAGGAGTCAATGAACTGGTCAACGCCTTCCTTG gtgtGGCTGTGGTGAACAGAGAACAACCAGAGCAGCTGCAGTTAAACACAG GAATCACAACAAGGATTCATTTCAGAGACAGACTGCCTTCTCTGG GTGTTTCTGTGAGCCAGAGTCCTTTCAGAGACCACCTCCCTGCTCACG GGCTCCTTCGGCCTCGTTCTGGGAGTGCCCCGCCCACACCTGTGAATATTCATGTAACTGATCCACCTCCCCCCAGAACCTCCCCACCATCACAGAAACGAGAACCAAAGGCACCCTACAAGTTCTCTTTG ACATCATCCTCCCGTCACTATTCCTCCTTACTGCCTCCCTTCCCCTTGTCCCTGTGCTCATCCCTCCAACACCTGCCTCACCCCCTCAGGTGTAACCTGGATTCCCTCTTACACCTGTTCGGCTCCTGGCTGTTTGATGCTGCTCTGATCACCACAGACTCTAATCTGTCTG GAAGACATAGTGATGTCACTTTGTTGTCAGAGCGTTGGGCAGCAGGGCGAGCTGAAGCCTGTGGGACACTTTGTAGGATCTTCACTTGCAAGAAGACTGcggaaaacattttatctgtctACCTGTCCAG attttaccTGGTTCTACTGCAGAGTCTCCAGGAGGCATGTCCTCTTGTTGTGGCATCCATCCTGCTGAACTCCACTGGTCTGTTCTGCTGTGACCTGAAAGGGATCAACCTGCTGCTGCCCACCTTCATCTCTGTTTTGGAGAGCGTGCTGCTTGACAG AGATCTGATCAAATTTAAAGGTCTTGTTAGTCTGGTGGATTTAAGGCAAGCCTCCATTTTCATCCTGCTGTCCCTCCTGCCCCTACCCCTGCAGCTCAGATCTGTCCAATCACAG GTCTCGTTGGCTGGAAAGTTACCTGCTTCTGATGTCACAGGAGGTAACTTCTTGTGTCTGAAGCACCGCCTCTTCAGCCTTCTGATTGGAGCTCTGCAGACTGAGACGGACACCTGCAACATTCAGCTCCTTCTCT CCGCCATGTTGAACGTTGTTCACGACTCGGCGGCAGTTGCTGCTGCAGGAAGTCTTCAACAG GAAATGGAGTCCCAGTCCAAGAGGACTGGCAGAACTCGAAGGAACAGTGGAACAACATCATTCT CTGGCCAATCAGATGCAGCAGCAGTCCTGTGGGTTCACATGGTTCATTTCTTGACTCGACGTTTGACGTCTCAGTGGAGGAATGACTCAGCAGTTTGTCTGTTGGCACTAGAAGTACTGGGAGGACTAGCCAAG GTGGAGGTTCAGGTGGAGGACATGGAGAGGCGTCGTGTGGTCAGTTCTGTCTGTACCTACATCGTGTTTCAGTgcagtcgtcctcctcctcttcactccaAAGATCTCCACTCTATCATTGTAGCTGCTTTCTTCTGTCTGAACATCTGGTTGACTCGGCATCCAGCCCTGCTCAACCAGCAG GAGTGTCTTTCAGAGGTTTTGGAGATTGTGGAGTTGGGGATTTCAGGCAGTAAGTctagacaaaaacaggaagtgaagtggAAAGAGGAGAAGGAATTAAACCCCGCCTCTCTGAGGGTGAAGGAGGCAGCTGAGGCCACACTGAACTG CGTCATGCAGGTTTCCGGAGCGTGCACAAATGTTGACAGGTCCTTGAATGAGGATGCTGTGATTGGCAGCTATTGTTTGACTGACAGCAACCTGAaaaagttcagatattttgtgtTGGAAAGTTCTGTGATCTTGGGTCTTTTGGAGCCAGAACCTGAACAGG CACAAAGTCCCTCACTCATGGTGGTCATCAGGGGACCATCAGGATGTAACAGCTGGTCTTTGCAGCTCCATCTTCTGCCCAGAAGTGGTCAAGCACTCACACAG AATATTCTGATCCCAGAAAAGCGCAGTGTAACCCCGGAGGTTTCTGGAACACAATGTGGTGTCAAACATCATCTAATTCCTGAAAACATCAAGAGATTTCCTTCAGTTAAAGCTGATCAGAGCATTCCTGCTCTGCACAACACAGTTACCCATGAG GTGCAGCAGCAGTTGGACTATCTTCAGGCAGCCTTAAAGACTCAGAACCAAATTGAAACTCAACCTCGAGGGTGTGGCCATTCAGGCATCATGACAACCTGCAGGCCACCGCTTCCTGTCTCCAACTTCCAGGTGACCAGACTTTTCCTATCCCACCTGGGTCTGCTGACACCTGAAAGTGTGAAG GATCCAGGTATCAATGGCATCCTGGCTCCACTTGCGTCTCTAGACTCATCTCTTCCAGGTTTTTCAGAAAAGCTGCGATGTTTGGATCAGCTCCCATCCAGAACTTGTGAATCTGCTTTTGTCCTCTACATGAGAGCTGGCCAGAGGACAGCCACAGAG ATCCTTAGGAATGTGGAGAACTACAGGAATGTCCAAATTAATTTCCTGGACTTCCTGTCATCTCTTGGACAGCCAGAAGAGGTGGGGCGACAGCAGCAGGTGGGCGGAGCCAACCCCAGCAGCTCAG ATTTCGCTGCTGTACTGAGCGACAGTGGAGGCGCCGTATTTGATGGACGGAGATTCGTCCTTAAGTCCACTGATGCTCTCATGGACATCACCTTCATCGTTCCATCGACACAAACATGTA CAGGTGATTGGCTGAAGAGTTCTGAGGAGGCATCATCATCCAACCAGAATCATCCTGATGTCAGATCAGACTCCACCCCAAAATCTACA AGCTGTCCAGCTGAAGGCATGAAgtcctgttgttgtttctcagaGGTTTTCGATTCTAAATCTAAAATTCTGATCGTTTGGGCTGAATGCTTCGAGGACATTG AGAGGTTTCCTCTGTCTGATCTGCTGTCAGAGACaaggacacaaacagaaaacag TGCTTCCAATGTCCATCTGTTGTTCATTCATCCTCTGAAAACTGGACTCTACCGAatctgtttccatggaaacgtCTCCAGCAAGCTGGGCTTGGTCGCACCGTTGGTCAGTGGGAGCGTGGTCAGCAGGAGGTCTCTTG
- the LOC108250716 gene encoding ral GTPase-activating protein subunit beta isoform X9, with amino-acid sequence MPCWLHPQLQESCQTCPWPSFWRLLPLVFGSSFPPFKVSDEDAALVPAAMGDRHVSHTWFRFLHMFSNPVDLVRSASGASQDEVLKTGDDQLPGIFFRAMRGVNELVNAFLGVAVVNREQPEQLQLNTGITTRIHFRDRLPSLGVSVSQSPFRDHLPAHGLLRPRSGSAPPTPVNIHVTDPPPPRTSPPSQKREPKAPYKFSLTSSSRHYSSLLPPFPLSLCSSLQHLPHPLRCNLDSLLHLFGSWLFDAALITTDSNLSGRHSDVTLLSERWAAGRAEACGTLCRIFTCKKTAENILSVYLSRFYLVLLQSLQEACPLVVASILLNSTGLFCCDLKGINLLLPTFISVLESVLLDRDLIKFKGLVSLVDLRQASIFILLSLLPLPLQLRSVQSQVSLAGKLPASDVTGGNFLCLKHRLFSLLIGALQTETDTCNIQLLLSAMLNVVHDSAAVAAAGSLQQEMESQSKRTGRTRRNSGTTSFSGQSDAAAVLWVHMVHFLTRRLTSQWRNDSAVCLLALEVLGGLAKVEVQVEDMERRRVVSSVCTYIVFQCSRPPPLHSKDLHSIIVAAFFCLNIWLTRHPALLNQQECLSEVLEIVELGISGSKSRQKQEVKWKEEKELNPASLRVKEAAEATLNCVMQVSGACTNVDRSLNEDAVIGSYCLTDSNLKKFRYFVLESSVILGLLEPEPEQAQSPSLMVVIRGPSGCNSWSLQLHLLPRSGQALTQNILIPEKRSVTPEVSGTQCGVKHHLIPENIKRFPSVKADQSIPALHNTVTHEVQQQLDYLQAALKTQNQIETQPRGCGHSGIMTTCRPPLPVSNFQVTRLFLSHLGLLTPESVKDPGINGILAPLASLDSSLPGFSEKLRCLDQLPSRTCESAFVLYMRAGQRTATEILRNVENYRNVQINFLDFLSSLGQPEEVGRQQQVGGANPSSSDFAAVLSDSGGAVFDGRRFVLKSTDALMDITFIVPSTQTCTGDWLKSSEEASSSNQNHPDVRSDSTPKSTSCPAEGMKSCCCFSEVFDSKSKILIVWAECFEDIERFPLSDLLSETRTQTENSASNVHLLFIHPLKTGLYRICFHGNVSSKLGLVAPLVSGSVVSRRSLGFLVTEMVINCCHRRRLERDSAPPPHVRRKHMINDIILHYSSRRSEPAFYSGLFHR; translated from the exons ATGCCATGCTGGCTCCACCCACAGCTGCAG GAGTCCTGTCAGACCTGTCCATGGCCGTCTTTCTGGAG GCTGCTGCCGCTTGTCTTCggttcttcttttcctcccttCAAGGTTTCAGACGAAGACGCAGCTCTGGTTCCTGCAGCTATGGGAGACAGACATGTCTCTCACACCTGGTTCAGGTTCCTGCACATGTTCAG TAACCCAGTGGACCTCGTTCGTTCTGCCTCTGGTGCCTCACAGGACGAAGTGCTTAAAACAGGAGATGATCAGCTGCCAGGCATCTTCTTCAGAGCCATGAGAGGAGTCAATGAACTGGTCAACGCCTTCCTTG gtgtGGCTGTGGTGAACAGAGAACAACCAGAGCAGCTGCAGTTAAACACAG GAATCACAACAAGGATTCATTTCAGAGACAGACTGCCTTCTCTGG GTGTTTCTGTGAGCCAGAGTCCTTTCAGAGACCACCTCCCTGCTCACG GGCTCCTTCGGCCTCGTTCTGGGAGTGCCCCGCCCACACCTGTGAATATTCATGTAACTGATCCACCTCCCCCCAGAACCTCCCCACCATCACAGAAACGAGAACCAAAGGCACCCTACAAGTTCTCTTTG ACATCATCCTCCCGTCACTATTCCTCCTTACTGCCTCCCTTCCCCTTGTCCCTGTGCTCATCCCTCCAACACCTGCCTCACCCCCTCAGGTGTAACCTGGATTCCCTCTTACACCTGTTCGGCTCCTGGCTGTTTGATGCTGCTCTGATCACCACAGACTCTAATCTGTCTG GAAGACATAGTGATGTCACTTTGTTGTCAGAGCGTTGGGCAGCAGGGCGAGCTGAAGCCTGTGGGACACTTTGTAGGATCTTCACTTGCAAGAAGACTGcggaaaacattttatctgtctACCTGTCCAG attttaccTGGTTCTACTGCAGAGTCTCCAGGAGGCATGTCCTCTTGTTGTGGCATCCATCCTGCTGAACTCCACTGGTCTGTTCTGCTGTGACCTGAAAGGGATCAACCTGCTGCTGCCCACCTTCATCTCTGTTTTGGAGAGCGTGCTGCTTGACAG AGATCTGATCAAATTTAAAGGTCTTGTTAGTCTGGTGGATTTAAGGCAAGCCTCCATTTTCATCCTGCTGTCCCTCCTGCCCCTACCCCTGCAGCTCAGATCTGTCCAATCACAG GTCTCGTTGGCTGGAAAGTTACCTGCTTCTGATGTCACAGGAGGTAACTTCTTGTGTCTGAAGCACCGCCTCTTCAGCCTTCTGATTGGAGCTCTGCAGACTGAGACGGACACCTGCAACATTCAGCTCCTTCTCT CCGCCATGTTGAACGTTGTTCACGACTCGGCGGCAGTTGCTGCTGCAGGAAGTCTTCAACAG GAAATGGAGTCCCAGTCCAAGAGGACTGGCAGAACTCGAAGGAACAGTGGAACAACATCATTCT CTGGCCAATCAGATGCAGCAGCAGTCCTGTGGGTTCACATGGTTCATTTCTTGACTCGACGTTTGACGTCTCAGTGGAGGAATGACTCAGCAGTTTGTCTGTTGGCACTAGAAGTACTGGGAGGACTAGCCAAG GTGGAGGTTCAGGTGGAGGACATGGAGAGGCGTCGTGTGGTCAGTTCTGTCTGTACCTACATCGTGTTTCAGTgcagtcgtcctcctcctcttcactccaAAGATCTCCACTCTATCATTGTAGCTGCTTTCTTCTGTCTGAACATCTGGTTGACTCGGCATCCAGCCCTGCTCAACCAGCAG GAGTGTCTTTCAGAGGTTTTGGAGATTGTGGAGTTGGGGATTTCAGGCAGTAAGTctagacaaaaacaggaagtgaagtggAAAGAGGAGAAGGAATTAAACCCCGCCTCTCTGAGGGTGAAGGAGGCAGCTGAGGCCACACTGAACTG CGTCATGCAGGTTTCCGGAGCGTGCACAAATGTTGACAGGTCCTTGAATGAGGATGCTGTGATTGGCAGCTATTGTTTGACTGACAGCAACCTGAaaaagttcagatattttgtgtTGGAAAGTTCTGTGATCTTGGGTCTTTTGGAGCCAGAACCTGAACAGG CACAAAGTCCCTCACTCATGGTGGTCATCAGGGGACCATCAGGATGTAACAGCTGGTCTTTGCAGCTCCATCTTCTGCCCAGAAGTGGTCAAGCACTCACACAG AATATTCTGATCCCAGAAAAGCGCAGTGTAACCCCGGAGGTTTCTGGAACACAATGTGGTGTCAAACATCATCTAATTCCTGAAAACATCAAGAGATTTCCTTCAGTTAAAGCTGATCAGAGCATTCCTGCTCTGCACAACACAGTTACCCATGAG GTGCAGCAGCAGTTGGACTATCTTCAGGCAGCCTTAAAGACTCAGAACCAAATTGAAACTCAACCTCGAGGGTGTGGCCATTCAGGCATCATGACAACCTGCAGGCCACCGCTTCCTGTCTCCAACTTCCAGGTGACCAGACTTTTCCTATCCCACCTGGGTCTGCTGACACCTGAAAGTGTGAAG GATCCAGGTATCAATGGCATCCTGGCTCCACTTGCGTCTCTAGACTCATCTCTTCCAGGTTTTTCAGAAAAGCTGCGATGTTTGGATCAGCTCCCATCCAGAACTTGTGAATCTGCTTTTGTCCTCTACATGAGAGCTGGCCAGAGGACAGCCACAGAG ATCCTTAGGAATGTGGAGAACTACAGGAATGTCCAAATTAATTTCCTGGACTTCCTGTCATCTCTTGGACAGCCAGAAGAGGTGGGGCGACAGCAGCAGGTGGGCGGAGCCAACCCCAGCAGCTCAG ATTTCGCTGCTGTACTGAGCGACAGTGGAGGCGCCGTATTTGATGGACGGAGATTCGTCCTTAAGTCCACTGATGCTCTCATGGACATCACCTTCATCGTTCCATCGACACAAACATGTA CAGGTGATTGGCTGAAGAGTTCTGAGGAGGCATCATCATCCAACCAGAATCATCCTGATGTCAGATCAGACTCCACCCCAAAATCTACA AGCTGTCCAGCTGAAGGCATGAAgtcctgttgttgtttctcagaGGTTTTCGATTCTAAATCTAAAATTCTGATCGTTTGGGCTGAATGCTTCGAGGACATTG AGAGGTTTCCTCTGTCTGATCTGCTGTCAGAGACaaggacacaaacagaaaacag TGCTTCCAATGTCCATCTGTTGTTCATTCATCCTCTGAAAACTGGACTCTACCGAatctgtttccatggaaacgtCTCCAGCAAGCTGGGCTTGGTCGCACCGTTGGTCAGTGGGAGCGTGGTCAGCAGGAGGTCTCTTG